CCACTTAACCCTATCGtaggctttactcatgtccAGTTTTAGAGTCATCTCAccaattttgctatttttcttcTGACTGATATGGTGCATCGTTTCAAAAGCTACAAGAACATTATCAGTGATCAACCTGCCGTGCACAAATGCACTTTGGGTGTCACTGATAATTGAAGGAAGAATCTTCTTCATCCTGTTAGCAATAGCTTTGGAAGCAATTTTATACACCACATTGCATAAGCTAATTGGCCTAAAATCAGTATTCTTTTTGGCTCTTTACATTTAGGAATAAGCACCACATGAGTTTCATTAAAGTTTGGGGGAACAATACCTGAGtttagaaaatccaaaactgtCCTTGTGACCTCTTCTCCCACCTTAGGCCAAAAGTGCTGGAAGAACAATGGAGGCATGCTATCAGGATCGGGCGCTTTTAAGGGGTACATCTGTTTTAGGGCCCGTGACACTTCACAAACACTAAAATCTTTAGTGAGGTTTTGATTCATGGTCAGGCTCACCTTGTGTTGAACAgcttctaaaatttcaaaaaaatccaTAGGGTTGTTAGATTGAAAAAGGCTTCTGTAATAATCCACCACAATGCTCTCCACCTGAGACTCATCTTCCTGCCATTGCCCATTTTCATCCAATAGGCCCTCAATAAAATTCTTCCTAAAGCGAGATGACGCTTTCTCATGGAAAAATCTTGTGTTCCTATCACCATTTTGTAACCAGTTGATGCGAGATCTTTGCAATCACATGGCATCCTCCTTTTCTAACCAACAATTTAGATCAACCCGAGTTGCTTTCATAGACCGTATATTCTCCAGAGACATAGGTTGTCTTTCTAGCCATTCTAAATGCTTTTGCAAATCAGCAATAGTTTTTCCCACGTGGCCAAACTCCACCTTATTCCAATCCTCCAATCTAGCCCTACAACGGTCCAAGCATGACATCAATGAAAAATCTGAGGCAATGGCCTTACCTTCATCCCAAGCTTCATGGACAATCTCTTCACATCTAGGTTCCTTTAGCCACATTGACTCGAACCTAAACACCCGGCCCATTTTTCGCATTCGCCTCCTCCTTACCATGTGCAATGATAATGGAGAGTGATCCGAGGCTGCGGAGGTGAGGTGGAAGAGTTTAGCTTCCAGAAATAGATCCATCCACCCATTCGTAGCAAGTGCTCTATCCAGTCGTTCTCTGATTTGAACTCCAGCAGCAGTTTGATACAGCCATGTGAACTTTGGACCAGTATAGCCCAAATCTTTAAGACTGCACCAGTTTATTGTGTCCACAAAGTTACCCATTTGTTGCCGTGGCCTGTCACTACCaccttctttctcaaaaacacTTGTAATCTCATTAAAGTCACCAATAACTAACCATGGCAAATCTGATGTTTTACTAAGGTATCTAAGTTTTCTCCATGATTCAGGTCTTTTATTTGTGTCTGGATCACCGTAGAACCCAGTCAGGTGCCACCAGCCTACCTCTCCTCTACCATGCACCAATGCATCTATATGAGATTGAGAATAAGTTTGAATATCAAGTTTTATACCTTCCTTCCAAAATAAAGCCAACCCACCACTTTTCCCTTCACTCGGCACAAATGACTTCATTTTGCTTGTTAACTTTCATACTTCTCGGGAGTACCCCTTTAATATACTCTTTTAGTTTTGATTCATATATTGTATATTGTGGCCTGTGGCCTGTGGGACACCATGTTAATGGCAGTCCTTCTGTATATATcccattcaaattcaaaaataaaataaaaaaaaagaagagagaagaaattaaGAACACTGCAAATGTTTTCCTTTAACTAAAAAGGAGATCGGCTCATGCCTGTGCACGGAATTGATGAGATTGGGATTGGGGTGACCTTGATTTCAGTTTCAACCTTCTGTCTGGCTTGGCAGTGGCCAGGGACACTACAAATGTAGTAGAAGCTATTAGGCCAATCGAGGGTAATTAAGTCGAAGCCTGAAAAATAGATGGCAATTGGAGATGTGATGTGTTGCATGACAGGAAatcttagtttttctttttagaagcAAAGGAAGACAGGAAATCTTAGTTGACTCACTTGCAACACAATATTGTGGAATAATTGATGGTTGAACCAAAATACtatatgtgacaaaaaaaaaaaatttattcaaggataaatacattaaaaataaattaaataacacacacaaacacaagtAGGGGCGGAGCTATGCAATTGGGTGGGGGGCCCATGACccctccaaaattttgaaatttttttaaatatatataattattttaataagagtTGGCCcttcaaatatttgaattagtctAATGAtgcttttataaaaaataattgatctAATAATTATagagatataattttattttttgcaattgtattttttattgtaaaatgtgctcttatatctgttaaatatttgataaagtttggtaataaatatgtttaaatttatctttttcagCCTGTTATGTGGCAATTAGCAAGTTAttgacttattaaaaaaaatattgtcactaaaactacatATGAAATATCTCTTTAGTTACCACATAATGGGTTACAGCAAGATAGCTTCAAATATGTTCGGAGCTTAACTTATTTTctccaagttttggatcattcgtgttttttaaaatttcattagttcaattaaaagattttttacttactttagtataaaatttgataatttgtattgaaaatgaatctttttataagaatttcgctatgaaaatggtaaaaatgaattttattttatgaaagatcgccatcaaacataattttgattgaaaatactaagttttttttttggtgtgtatatatatataacttatcaaataaaaagtgtgtgtatatttatgtgtatatataataaaaaaagtgtatatacatatatgtgtttttggggttatcttgataaatatattagtaccATACAACTTGGCCtctcaaacaaaaattcatgGCTCTGCcctgaacacaagctataagtCCAGTAATAAGCACAACAAATCAGgtcaataattataaataaaaataaattgcatcTCCAGcattacttaaaataaattgcTTCTCAATACCTGTTCAATTAATTAGTAACCGAGGATGACAATACAAGATTGACGAAATAGGACTATAATAACACGAGGTAATGTGCAAAATAGTTGTGCAAAAGaattgtatatagttagttaggcaacgtttgaaacaataaaggaaagtagcatctcgagttttagaaaatcgagttcaaAAGACTCGCTTTGCGATTGTGTAagtgccacatagatctcgattctttaagactcgagttttatgcaaaaaaaatttcacctatagtggcgtttttaagccttacagtgacgttttaaaaccctatagcgacgtttttgttcaatttatgcaaatcgagtctttaaaactcgattttcagcttgattttttcccactttaaattaatccacttacaaatcgagacttaaaaactcgagttttatcttggaactcgagttttagacactcgagatgctaattttcaacattattttgaaacgtgacaactaactaaattttttaatatttattgttatttagaaaaaaaattcataataacaCCATTTGATTTTGACAGATACACATGAAaaggtaaaacaagaaatgTTTAAAGTAGCTACGAGTAATAAGGATCCGGAGAGTCAAAGATAAACTAGCTTTCATCAAAAAGGAAGTTAAAACAACAAACACGTGAACAGCTAGAGAAGAATAGAACACGAAATTTCCTACCATTAGCATGATGTATATCCCAATCAACAATCAAAATCCTCTTAATAATTCCCAACCTGGCTAtcacataaaaagaaataaatagatTATAAACTCAAAAATACAGATTTCTAACCCTTTACTGATTTAGGTCTAGTACTAGACCCCTGACCCtgtaacacacacacacacacatatatatatatatatatggaaataaatcatcaaaaatccccattaaaaaaaatcatcaaagatTACATTCTCAATTCACAAATAACTTTCCATATATGCCAGAGAATACcgctaacctttttttttttttttttgaagaaacaaacacacacacaagggagagggaaagaaaTAGAATACCACTAACCTAGTGGTGCAAATTCAGGAAAGAAAATATTACCTTGCAAATCTTAGCATTATGATATAAGTTGCCCATGTAAAGGTTTGTTTAATTACACCAATATAAATCACCAACCTTAttgcaccatttttttttttttaaattcataatagTTTCTCTCATGGCTTTGGTTAAGAATGTgatggttttgttcttctttttggCTCTTATTGAGGTCAGTTTTGGTGTTGTGTTTGAGGTGGGTGACTTTCGAGGATGGACTAACGATAGCAATATTGATTACAAGAGTTGGGCTTCAACTAAGGAGTTCCGCGTTGGGGACACCATTCGTAAGCTCTTCttgtctctctttttatttatcactGTTTTCAATATCAGGCTTTATCTATTGAATGATTGATTATATTGGAGaattgtgttttctttctctctagATCTACATCTTATTATAATagggggcaaaaaaaaaaagcatcaaattaaagagaaaaaatacaatatatattacttatttagaggaagaagatgaaaaatatgtaaaatgaaTCAAATAAATTATGAAGTATTTTCTCTTGATTCCAGTATCTTTTCacaatctcaatttttttatgagcttgagagaaaaattttacattttttttgccttttaatATGTGTGTGGGCTCATGGGAAGGAAGAAAGAGGGAGCTAGAATCAAATAATAGGTTTATAACCTTTTTGTCTCTTTTCAATTTATTCCTTCACTCTCAttcctaaaattttgttctttttttgttttatatactTGGGTTTTCTTGTTAATATATTGTACGTGGTCTATACTATTTGTATTATCAAATAATCAATGATTAGTGGCCGAGGCAGTGGGGTAGGGGTAGGGAGTAGGACCGTAAACGAATTGAGCTTTGTCAAGTAAAGCATATTCAAGCTTGATTGATCAGGAAAAGTAAAAAACTCAAACTTGGCTCAAGCTCATGACAAGCTTAAAAATAGTGTTTGAGCTTGAACTTGTGAGAAAGCCAAaaagcttgagcttggcttggcttggcttgattaattagttAAGCCAAGCttaagcttaatatcaaactcAAACTCGAGCTCGACTTAAGCTTTTGAgcttgaaatctaaaaaaattacagtatcaaatgtttaaatctctaaaattaagaaaaagaaaaagaaaatagtatactcattttatcataCATCTAGTCCAACTTATGATTagccattattcaaattaaaaatttacataattaaattcattcatttatCATTTCTTGTCTACAGCTTCAACAAttattcaaaatacaatttttacattcatgTTAGACGTtgaagaactaaaaaaatacttgtttgtAACTATTATGAATGAGAAAGTACTAACATGTTTCACAATTTTACTTTAAATGATTGATAAGGAAGGATCATATGTGGCCTATGtaattaattagtttatttttaaatgtaactataaTCTAAAGTGGTTCTTGGTTAGTTtagagggaagaaaaaaaaattaaggtaatatCTAATGATCTCATTTTGGTCATGTCATTATTAAGATATgtataatgagtatatttagctaacacatataaacttataaatgaatCTATGCTTGAATAGTTTTGTATCAAGCCTAATAGCTCACGAGCTTAttcatgaacaaatttttttgcttgggaTCAGCTTGTTTATTAAATGAGCTTTAAACTAAGGCTCAAGCTtaacttatttataaacaaacaaacatgaataagtttttaattaagCCGAGCCCGAGTTGTTTATGATTGATTTAGTTCATTTACAACCCTAGGAAGGGGAAAACACTCCCCACCAAATATACCTCTTATTCCTCTTATATAATTGAACCGCATAACCTCTTTTTGATATGTGTGTGGTATAACTTCTTAATTATTTTGtagattttctttttgctgAATCTTTTTCTATAGATTTGAATCTATTAGCTTTATGCCTAGCTAGATAGTTTTAGTAGTATTTTCAACACATTCACAATAGAGTGATTAAATCTTTACATTGGTAGCCAAGTTATCGCAATCCTCTTCTTTTCATGTGAACAAACATTCGAcactgaaagaaagaaagcaaccAAATAGATAAATGCATAGCACCAAGGTTTGTCTCTAAGTATGAACTTAGGAAGCAGATTAAAGGAAGCCCTATATTTAGGGGCTATATAATCTATTGGGAAAATGCTAAAGGtgcaaacttttttacaaaatgttaatgtgataagtgattattggtaaataaaaaaaaatgttgttattAATAGGTTCAAATGAGAACCAATTAGAAGTTGGCCacaataataatttgtaaaaatattataaaatagtttgtaactatAGCACCTTCAGGGATTTAATTTGGTAGTTTCACTCACATACAGCCTTTTAAAGTTTGActctaattataaaaattagaaaaagtcAAAGGTCTTGGGAGCAAattaatgtgataaaaaaaattccttcttaCATTAATCCAAGATGCAACATGAACAATTCGTGCAATCATGTTCTCCGTGAAATTGTTTGAcaaacaaaacatatatatatatatatatatatatataagccaTGAGTGACACATTGAAATTGTAAGAATAGAAGTTTGATAGCACGTAATAAGATAACAATAGATCATGCCCAAAAGAGACGTTAATATTAGGGTATTTGGTAGGTATTTGAAAATtccttctattttttatttattttttttaatgtcaaaactttcttagtAAATCAACATTTAGATACATGCTAattgtaaattgttattggCTCCTCTTCAAATGCAGGTTTCGTGTACAACCCCATAGAAAACAATGTGATGTTAGTGACCTATGAGAATTTCAAGTCATGCAACTCAACTGACCCAAAATTTGTTCGTATCTCTGGGAATGACTCTTTGCCCATTACGAAACCTGGTCACTACTACTATATCTGTGGCGTCCCGGGCCACTGCGAGGTTGGTCAGAAGGTAGACATCAGGGTTCCTAAAACTTCAACAAGTCCAAGCCCAAGTCtgagcccaagcccaagcccaactGAGGGACATGCACCTGCCCCAGGCCCATCTAAGAGCAGTGCTTCCTCTAACCAATATTTCAAACACCTTCTTGCTTTTCAGCTCTTCATAGCTACTGGGGTTCTTGCATGTTTTGCCTTTTAAAATCTGGTGGTGTTTCTAGCTATGATTATTTTTGTGGAATTACTATTGCTACAAAGTACAAACTGTTACCCATTTAaggaaattttaattattaaattgaaTTATTCAGAATGATTTCTGCAATTTTTTAGTGTATGCACAGATGAAAAGCAGTTTCAACCTCAATAAAATTTCTTCATCTTGCATGTGAAAAGTACTGTGCAGCTTAATAGTTCCATTTATTAAATCAATTCTTCAAATTAATATCAGTGTGCCATCTCAATCTCACAACTGGTAGCTTGGTTATCCCCAATATGTATCATTATTCATTATTGTGCTTATCCTCACGAGAAATGTCTGGGCTTTAACCTTTTTAGATAGGACGTgaagctccaaattatgtaaAATATGGGTGGGCCTGATGTCATAACTCTGCCAATTGGGCCAATGGTCCAAGTTGTCAGCATAATTTTAAAAGTCCAACTACCTGCCTCATGTAAGGCCTACAAATTTTATCAACATGAAAGTTTTAGCTAAAAGATTTGGAGGACATATCTCATGTCATGTTATCGCGCAAGAATCATATCGGACGAGTCTTATGGATATGAGCTCCACGCCTACTAAAAGAACAATTGcctatattttcttatttcaaaATTGTTAGATGATGCCAAAAACCTTGTAATTCACTGGCATAATCGAATCTGAGTTTCCTTTATTAAGAGAACTGAGATTTGAACCCTCTTCTTCATTGTTGTAATtattgacatttaaaaaaagaaaagatttctTAGATGAATCCAgtgaaaaatagtttttaaaaaaattagtgttaTTCCTTTGGAGGTGGTGGAGCTAAGATTATAAAATTGGggtgaaaaattagaaaagataGTATTCTACTAATGCCAAAATTATCTTCAAACCATACCACATCATCACACGTGTTGGGACAACTAGATAAACAATCCAACATGAAAATCTCTCAACCTCATTTAGCTTGAACTCAAGGAACAACCCAAGTGTGCAATTgagaattaataaatttggaacGAGTTTGagatctatatattttttttaataaatttgaatttagaatATGTACTCTCAACCCAAAAatgtcttttctcatttttgaaatggaccaaagtggaccgaaatgGATTAAAGTAAACTGAATAGACCAAAGTAgactgaattggaccaaaatgCTACACTGATGTGGCTTAACAAGagtataacaataataaatgctatactccaacttttagatattattatatagatatagattggATACTTAAGTATGTTCTAGttagataatatattatttcaaaaatatgattGTTACCCTATGGAACCATTaatcaaaaagggggagaagggggggggggggggtggtgttgTGGGAGGGggaataatatatatagttttcagTTCAAAATTTATGCCTACATTTAGTTCCTATGATTCCAATTTGTATGTAAGTGTAACCATATAGCCAATACCTGCATTAACTAAGTCTAAGCATACAACTCATCTAGGAGTTGAACTTGAACCTTATCCCCATATTTATTGAGTAACCAGATTTTGGCATTTGTCCCACACTCCCACTGCAAGCACTATTCAGTATTCAATTTCTGGTGGCGCaatgaaattgcaaaattttggcAGTTGAAAAGGAATTTCTCACATTCGAATCTCCAACACCATGATTCCATGAATAGAATTTTGGGACCTCATATGGCAAACATGGTGACACCAATTAATATGCCCACCTTTAGCTAAAGGTAAAATTATAACTGTCAATTATGACAAACGAGTAAGAAACaatgacaaaatttgaaaaaccctTTAATAATTGATTCTGAAAAAACAGGTGAAGTAAGATGAGAGACAATTAATTACCTTGCTCTGCTCTTTCTGGATATCAATAAATTTACCAAATCCGTCTAGCTAGCTATTTCGTTCATAATTCAACTTATTGGTAGAGTTGGCCtgtattattaaaatttttggcaGTGTAATTACGATATTCAGGGTCCGTTTGGGacagtttatttagttgaaattgaaaattttttgttgaaagtgtaaaaaaaaaataaaaaatatattgatagTACAATAAGACCTGtcaatagtatcaaaaagtgcagcgGGACCCATGAATgtagaaaaaataaactaaaattgcGAATGAGCTAAAAATTCCAGCCCATCTCAAATGAACACTGTCTATTtgagatccgcttattttattaaaactaaaaactttttgctaaaagtattgtagataaaggtaaaaatttactgaaatagtacagtgtgacccatgaatagtactaaaaagtataATGGAGttcatgaataatagcaaaaataggctaaatagtaaaataagttagcaaaattAATCATACCAAACAGACACTCAatgtgtgtgtgtctctctctgtctctcaccTTTAATCTGCTTCCTAAATTCTTGCAATAAAAGACTTGAAAACGAATCTCAtcctaaagaagaaaaaatccacTCATTGCTATTTTAgcttaatggaaaaaaaaattatcatatatataaatgaacGTTATAgactataaaaattaaaataattttttaaataaaaaattcatagagGATTCCACTTACCAATTAAGCTTTAAGCCCACAAAACTATCATATATTTTAGACAAGAGCCTTGCAAGTTCTATCCTTGTATTAATTGTATGTTCTTGGTACAATGAATCAATGATGTTGTTAAATAGACAAATAAAGGAAATAGATACTCATAAATACATAAACACAAGGTTTGTGCAGATCATATTAAGTCTGTAGGCCTTTGCACATACTTGCTACCAAGGTTATCAAAATCAGGATCCTATGTAGGATCTGGAAGGTAGGTGAGATTGTAGATTGTAAGATCGGATCGTGGATTATAAGatcctacattatttgagaaaaaaacaaaaaatacacattagtgtgttaaataatcacataaattatacattcattaATATAATTACCATACATCACTACATCCATTTGTAAGCATCATttaaagaaaccaaaaatctcaaaacGTGACACtcaattgagattttttttatttgggtccaACTGACACTCTCTCTACATTAGAGTAGAAAAACTTGGTCtattgggattttatttttcatttaggtcCAATTGAGTCTTCtgtcaagttaaagaagattacAAGAAACTAAAATCTTTTGGAATCGTTAGAATCGTACGATTCTACCGATCCTAAACAATTGCTAGAATCATACGATTCTACCGATCCTAAACAATCGCATAGACTTTTGAAAGATCCAGATTGTTTTGAATAGATGGGATTGTAAAATCGTAAGATCTAGATCAGGATTTTGACAATCATCCATCTCACCAATGAATACAAAGGCATGATGTTGGTGCAAGTCACATACAATAATATGCGGAGGCCCTAAAGTAAAATTCCTCTCCATCAAAGCCAATAGTCACAGCTCCCCAAGCTTGAGACATAATACGGACAAACAAATGATAGTAAATAAGTAATAACCAGAAAAAGACCTTAAACCAATCCAATTTAAGATTCTTGTTGTAGTTggaatttccttttctttgttcctCGTTTTATGGATGATGTTTAAAGTTAAAGATGAGgccttcctttttcttcttttggaacTGATTGATAAGAAATTAGCAACCCAACATGCATGCACACGTCCATATAAACACACAAATTAAAGTTATTGACAACAAATGACAAATCCCTTGATGGACAAAATCCAAAGTTTCCACACAAGCTTCGAAATTTTCACTGCTAAAATGTATATCTACCTAAGTTCCACACCTGCTAGCTactgatgaaagaaaaaaaatttatatgtaatttGCATCTgctaaataattaattagttccacatctaaattaaagtagcTAGGTACTGAAGCTAGCTAGCCATGGTATGGGCTATGTTTTCCATGTCTCCTAGCCCTGCAATATAACACGCCAATTACAACACAGCAGCCAATTTACTCGCAGAAGTAGTGGAACATCCTTTCAAACTCAAATCCTGATATCTAGTTTCACCATATGTGTAGGAGTAGGGATAGCTTTCTCAGATATGATTGAACCACTATAACCTCTATAACACATTTAGATCCAAATATGACACATATATTGGCTACCAAAGCTATTTTACTTTGCTTGACTTGGAAGTTTCCTTTCAGGCTATTCCTGCTCCATTGCATAATTTCCTCCCACTTTTTTACTACATTAATAATTAGTACCCCCCAATCTCTTTGGTAATTTAACTAGGAATTCACTTCACTGTTTTCATTCTAGCTTGTCATATAAACTtcacaaatataataatattaaaaacaaaatcagaaaCTAACCTTGCCATTTACACATTCGGGAGGATGTATTACTGCACATTATTATGTCTTACGTCTTACACCGTAACACATGCAAGCTTTTAATTACCTCATTTCCTAGATAAAACGCTCTCAAGTACTATAATTCATTCCCGTTCTGTTCCATTCCATTTGGtcttaaaacaattaaattaatcACTTCCCTTCgtattttattactatttcaGAACCTTAATTAAGGTGGCACAAGTAACATGTTCCCTCGTTAATCAAAGGCACAAATTTCTTTGCTTAGGTTGGTTCCGTGGTGTTTCTACTGTGTGTCTCTGTATGTATATATCTAGCTCAGTCAgaccccaaaaataaaaataaaaaataaaaaataaaaacagtaaGACAGTTTAGTTAACTTAAGTAAGTGAGCGCGAGCCGAGCCGGGTGAATAGCCGAGATTGGCGCTTCCCGTAACCCAATACGAACACGCACAATTGCACGTGCAAGGTCTGTCCAAACACGTAAGAGTTAAAAAGCtgtaaaaacaaaagagaggaaAGGTCCAGGTAGGAGGAGAAGGAGAGTGGCGTATATAACCACCACCCCCAAAGCAAAGCTAAGCTAAGCTCACACTCACACTCTCCCCCATCCCCATAGTTATTGTTTGTTTTCACTGAATTTAGAGCACACAGACTCAAAAGTGTGAGAAAGAGAAACCTAAACcaaaggagagaaagagagagaaaccacagttttctttctttctttcacagTATAGTATAGTATAGTATAATGCATTGTTGTTTGAGTGTGTTGATGAGATGAGAGGCATGCATTATTAATGTGTCCCTGCAACAAACCGTGATTGATTTTATTACCTTCCCTTCACGTTCACACACTCACCGGGATACGCTATCAAAAGCCTCGCTTTCATCTATTTCTCTCTAAACAAATTGCTACAACAGAGGAATTATGGAGCTCAGCAAGGTTACGCTGGAGATCTTCACGAAGCTGGAGCAGAAATGGCTCTCGCACTGTGAAACCACGAAGAAGACTCGGATTCTCAGCATCGACGGGGGCGGAACCACCGGCATTGTAGCCGGCGCTGCCCTCGTTCACCTCGAGGACCAGATCCGCCTCAAAACCGGTGATCCTCACGCGCGAATCGCTGATTTCTTTGATCTCATCGCCGGAACCGGTGTCGGAGCACTCCTAGCCGTCATGATCTCCGCCGATGACGGTTCAGGCAGGCCTCTGTTCTCTGCTAGAGACGCTGTTAATCTCATTGCCGCTAAAAACTCCGAGCTTTTCAAGCTCAGACTCGCCGGAGTTTTCCGCCGGCGAAAGAGATACTCTGGGAAAAGCATGGACACGGTGCTCAAAGAAATGTTCAATAGAGAAGATGGCGCCGTTTTGACCTTGAAGGACACGTGTAAACCTCTTCTCGTTCCGTGCTTCGACCTCAAAAGCTCCGCGCCTTTCGTTTTCTCCCGAGCCGACGCGTCCGAGTCACCGAGCTTCAACTTCGAGCTCTGGAAAGTCTGCCGCGCCACGTCAGCTACGCCGAGTCTCTTCAAGCCGTTTAATCTAACGTCCGTGGACGGAAAAACCTCTTGCTCCGCCGTTGACGGCGGTCTAGTCATGAACAACCCTACTGCCGCTGCCGTCACTCACGCGCTCCACAATAAGCGCGATTTTCCGTCCGTTAACGGCGTCGAAGACCTCTTGGTTTTGTCGTTAGGTAACGGTCCGTTAACCGGTAATGGCTGTGCACAGAAAGTTCGTTATAACGGCGAGTGCTCAACATCTACGGTGGTTGACATTGTCCTCGACGGCGTTTCGGAAACCATTGACCAAATGTTAGGGAACGCCTTCTGTTATAACCGTACAGACTACGTTAGAATTCAGGTAATGTTTAGTTATTccatctaatctaatctaagttatTTTTACTAGTATCTT
The sequence above is drawn from the Quercus lobata isolate SW786 chromosome 12, ValleyOak3.0 Primary Assembly, whole genome shotgun sequence genome and encodes:
- the LOC115971605 gene encoding probable inactive patatin-like protein 9, with protein sequence MELSKVTLEIFTKLEQKWLSHCETTKKTRILSIDGGGTTGIVAGAALVHLEDQIRLKTGDPHARIADFFDLIAGTGVGALLAVMISADDGSGRPLFSARDAVNLIAAKNSELFKLRLAGVFRRRKRYSGKSMDTVLKEMFNREDGAVLTLKDTCKPLLVPCFDLKSSAPFVFSRADASESPSFNFELWKVCRATSATPSLFKPFNLTSVDGKTSCSAVDGGLVMNNPTAAAVTHALHNKRDFPSVNGVEDLLVLSLGNGPLTGNGCAQKVRYNGECSTSTVVDIVLDGVSETIDQMLGNAFCYNRTDYVRIQANGLGVMGAKMEEVLNERGVESLPFGGKRLLTETNGERIESFVQRLVASGKTSLPPSPCKDSAVSPLTNGR